A window of the Lysinibacillus irui genome harbors these coding sequences:
- a CDS encoding CbrC family protein, giving the protein MIIADKWHELRKNFNPSNPITINEMHAFKDQVKQEPQTEETLRILVEVYCLLRMYPEAYQLFTTIMNKADKKDLKKYGVLQTYINKPNSVNPLLPRKIRDHRQLKTKIPTFKYLPNPLEAKIFETDEFVVCDCCQQEVDVYYTGGIYAIEDVDYLCPSCIHSGEAAQKYDGSFQQDLLDDEQVTNPKFAEEVLYRTPGYVSWQGNNWVAHCSDYCAFIGYVGWSDLVELGIDNEFDNYTGFSKDELSASLMNNGHHQGYLFQCLECDRYVLYSDFS; this is encoded by the coding sequence ATGATAATCGCGGACAAATGGCATGAACTTAGAAAAAATTTTAATCCTTCCAATCCAATAACGATTAATGAAATGCATGCTTTCAAAGATCAAGTAAAGCAGGAGCCACAAACTGAAGAAACGTTAAGGATACTAGTAGAGGTTTATTGCTTACTAAGAATGTATCCAGAAGCTTATCAATTATTTACAACTATTATGAATAAAGCAGATAAGAAAGATCTGAAAAAATATGGCGTTCTCCAAACCTACATAAATAAACCAAATTCCGTTAATCCTCTGTTACCAAGAAAAATTAGAGACCATCGGCAATTAAAAACGAAAATCCCAACGTTTAAATATTTACCAAACCCTCTCGAAGCTAAAATTTTTGAAACAGATGAATTCGTTGTATGTGATTGTTGCCAGCAGGAGGTTGATGTCTATTATACTGGTGGTATTTATGCAATTGAGGATGTAGATTATCTTTGTCCTTCCTGCATACATAGTGGGGAAGCAGCTCAAAAATATGATGGTTCTTTCCAGCAAGACTTACTAGATGATGAACAGGTTACGAATCCTAAGTTTGCCGAGGAAGTGCTCTATCGAACGCCTGGCTATGTAAGCTGGCAGGGCAATAATTGGGTGGCTCATTGTTCGGACTATTGTGCGTTTATCGGCTATGTCGGCTGGAGTGATTTAGTGGAGCTAGGGATAGACAATGAATTTGACAATTACACAGGCTTTTCGAAAGATGAACTTTCTGCATCCTTAATGAACAATGGTCATCATCAAGGCTATTTATTTCAGTGCTTAGAATGTGACCGATATGTACTA
- a CDS encoding antibiotic biosynthesis monooxygenase family protein — METYYAVIFTSQRTDRDGEGYGEMAEIINTLAQQQPGFLRVESVRNDEGRGITVSYWESLEAIQAWKDNAKHLTAQQLGKGKWYTNYQVEICQIIKEYSFVK; from the coding sequence ATGGAAACGTACTATGCAGTAATTTTTACATCGCAAAGAACCGATCGAGATGGGGAGGGCTATGGCGAGATGGCGGAAATAATAAACACATTGGCACAGCAACAGCCTGGCTTCCTGCGTGTTGAAAGTGTAAGAAACGATGAAGGTAGAGGTATTACGGTGTCCTATTGGGAATCACTAGAAGCTATTCAAGCCTGGAAAGACAATGCCAAGCATTTGACTGCACAACAATTGGGTAAAGGTAAATGGTACACAAACTATCAAGTAGAAATCTGCCAAATAATAAAAGAGTATTCTTTTGTAAAATAG
- a CDS encoding ArsR/SmtB family transcription factor, translating into MGINPNMAEVASLLGDTSRATILASMMDGRFHTASELAYMAAIKPQTASFHLAKLIEGKLIKVEKQGRHRYFQLAGEDIAQFLESFLAISPPPEVRSLKQSSQMKLLQDARTCYDHLAGKLGVQLTEALTDAGYIKLEDKQFVLTDEGTLFFTTFGLDLAAVKRKRRSFSHACLDWSERRYHLAGALGSELLNQLLSLGWLTRVPSIRAIKVTEKGRTGFKEIFQIDC; encoded by the coding sequence ATGGGAATTAATCCAAACATGGCTGAAGTTGCATCACTACTCGGCGATACATCAAGAGCCACCATCCTTGCTAGTATGATGGACGGCCGTTTCCATACTGCTAGTGAACTGGCATATATGGCTGCCATCAAACCTCAAACTGCTAGCTTTCATCTTGCTAAATTAATTGAAGGTAAGCTGATAAAAGTTGAAAAACAGGGCCGACACCGTTATTTTCAATTAGCTGGTGAAGATATTGCTCAATTTTTGGAGTCTTTCTTAGCCATCTCACCTCCACCAGAGGTCCGTTCTTTAAAACAATCGAGCCAAATGAAATTATTACAGGATGCTCGCACTTGCTATGATCATTTAGCAGGTAAATTAGGAGTCCAATTAACGGAAGCCTTGACGGATGCAGGTTATATAAAATTAGAGGATAAGCAATTTGTCTTAACAGATGAAGGCACTTTATTTTTCACTACATTTGGGCTTGATTTAGCTGCTGTAAAAAGAAAAAGACGCTCCTTTTCTCATGCCTGCTTAGATTGGAGTGAACGACGATACCATTTGGCTGGTGCACTTGGTAGCGAACTATTAAACCAATTATTGAGCCTCGGCTGGCTTACACGAGTACCTTCTATTCGCGCCATCAAAGTGACAGAGAAAGGTAGGACAGGTTTTAAAGAGATATTCCAAATAGATTGCTAA
- a CDS encoding DMT family transporter — protein MKNYQFIALLVITTFLMGSSFAIVKIGLVYSSPLLLAAFRFILAGIIMAVVVRIFKRPHPASKEEWFKLCIIGSFQTAGVMGCIFLSLRTITASESSILTFTNPLFVVIFATIFMKARYRFYQWIGVLLGLIGVIITMGAHFELKMGILFGLLSAIFWAIATLLVKKWGVLFDTWVLSAYQMLFGGVLLLLGSTLLEQPFFIVHQQSILLLLWLSLLSSIIQFAGWYYLLQNSDPGKTSAYLFLAPFFGVLTGWVLLNEPLKQSLVMGGLFIISGIYLVNRTFSKEKG, from the coding sequence ATGAAAAACTATCAATTTATTGCTTTATTAGTGATAACAACCTTTTTAATGGGTTCATCATTTGCCATCGTAAAAATAGGATTAGTGTATTCTTCGCCTTTATTATTGGCTGCCTTTCGATTTATACTGGCAGGTATAATTATGGCTGTTGTTGTTAGGATCTTTAAAAGGCCACATCCTGCTTCAAAGGAAGAATGGTTCAAGCTTTGTATCATTGGGTCGTTTCAAACAGCTGGTGTCATGGGGTGCATTTTTTTAAGTCTTCGCACGATTACAGCCAGTGAATCTTCTATTTTAACCTTTACAAATCCCTTATTCGTTGTGATATTTGCCACCATTTTTATGAAAGCACGTTACCGCTTCTATCAATGGATAGGCGTTTTGCTTGGCTTAATAGGGGTGATTATTACCATGGGGGCTCATTTTGAATTAAAGATGGGTATTCTTTTTGGGCTTCTTTCAGCAATTTTTTGGGCCATTGCGACCCTATTAGTGAAAAAATGGGGCGTATTATTTGATACTTGGGTTCTATCAGCCTATCAAATGCTATTTGGAGGAGTACTCCTTTTGCTAGGTAGCACCTTGCTAGAGCAACCATTCTTTATTGTTCATCAGCAGTCCATCTTACTTTTGTTATGGCTTAGCCTTCTTTCTTCCATCATTCAATTTGCAGGGTGGTACTATCTTCTTCAAAATAGTGATCCAGGGAAAACAAGTGCCTATTTATTTTTAGCTCCTTTTTTTGGCGTGTTAACAGGCTGGGTGTTATTAAACGAACCGCTAAAACAATCACTCGTTATGGGCGGGTTGTTTATCATTAGTGGCATTTATTTAGTCAATCGGACGTTTAGTAAAGAAAAGGGCTAG
- a CDS encoding lipid II flippase Amj family protein codes for MIALFILIIHAIETLAYAVRLSGARVRLLASALSLFNVMVMVSRLANMMQQPFTGSLVDTAPVDTALTHVEYQFRMIIGAASFGTLVGILLIPTFVAIFSRAIVHLADERGSIPALLKKGFTLEYVRRGVKHIHKPRFTYLKGISLRDIPIKLFVINIIITAIYTIGVLSALYATLLVPELKTTAVMASGLINGIATILLILFIDPKISILADDVINKRGSYIDLKKASVMMMFSRFLGTIVAQLLLIPGAHYVAWFAKLIA; via the coding sequence ATGATTGCTTTATTCATTTTAATCATTCATGCTATTGAAACGCTTGCTTATGCAGTACGTTTATCAGGAGCACGGGTCAGATTACTAGCGTCAGCTTTATCTCTTTTTAATGTGATGGTGATGGTGTCGAGACTAGCAAATATGATGCAACAGCCATTTACAGGAAGCCTAGTTGATACTGCACCTGTTGATACTGCTTTGACACATGTCGAATATCAGTTTCGAATGATTATAGGAGCGGCATCATTTGGCACACTAGTAGGAATCTTATTAATCCCTACCTTTGTAGCCATTTTTTCAAGGGCCATTGTCCATTTGGCTGACGAGAGGGGTTCAATCCCAGCATTGTTGAAAAAAGGCTTTACGCTTGAATATGTGCGACGAGGTGTAAAGCATATTCATAAACCTCGTTTTACCTATCTAAAAGGCATCAGCTTACGAGATATACCAATTAAATTATTTGTCATTAATATTATCATTACGGCCATCTATACTATTGGGGTTTTATCTGCTTTGTACGCCACTTTATTAGTACCTGAATTAAAGACCACTGCGGTTATGGCGTCTGGATTAATTAATGGCATAGCGACAATCCTTTTGATTTTATTCATTGACCCTAAAATTTCTATTCTTGCCGATGATGTCATCAATAAAAGAGGAAGTTATATTGATTTAAAGAAAGCTTCCGTTATGATGATGTTTTCCCGATTTTTAGGAACGATTGTGGCACAGTTATTATTGATTCCTGGTGCTCATTATGTTGCGTGGTTTGCCAAGCTGATTGCTTAA
- a CDS encoding kinase, with amino-acid sequence MASNLIIIRGNSGSGKTTIAKSLQHHLGHGTLVVPQDVVRRDMLKVHDREGNLSIELIRQIAEYGKGRCKFVIVEGILNESRYGDMLKNLIQFYDQKAFAYYFDLTFEETVSRHHSRAKKNEFGEDSLRTWWHPKDYLGVAGETLLTNDMSQEDILKLILKQLQK; translated from the coding sequence TTGGCATCTAATCTAATTATCATTCGAGGAAATTCTGGCAGTGGCAAAACGACAATCGCTAAAAGTCTTCAACATCATCTTGGACATGGCACGCTTGTGGTCCCACAGGATGTGGTCCGTCGTGATATGTTAAAAGTTCATGACAGAGAAGGGAACCTTTCCATTGAGTTAATTCGCCAAATCGCGGAATATGGGAAAGGTCGATGCAAATTTGTCATTGTAGAGGGAATATTGAATGAAAGTCGTTACGGAGATATGCTGAAAAACTTAATCCAATTTTATGATCAAAAAGCCTTTGCGTATTATTTCGATTTAACTTTTGAGGAAACTGTTAGTCGTCATCATTCTAGAGCCAAAAAGAATGAGTTCGGAGAAGATTCATTACGTACGTGGTGGCATCCGAAAGATTATCTTGGCGTCGCTGGTGAAACGCTGTTGACGAATGATATGTCACAGGAAGATATATTAAAACTAATTTTAAAGCAGCTACAGAAGTAA
- a CDS encoding MFS transporter: MDGKNQEAIASYIDSPEKLKSLYKRVLMVVSLSQIFGGAGLAAGITVGALLAQQMLGTDAYAGVPSALFTLGSAGAAFIVGKISQRYGRRTGLSTGFIVGGLGAIGVVLAALLNNVIVLFAALLIYGAGTATNLQARYAGTDLANDKQRATAISTTMLMTTFGAVLGPNLVEVMGKVALSIGIPALAGPFILSAVAFIAAGLVLFIMLRPDPLEIAKAIEAHKHKIKANKTPAMQTSGNKKGLAVGATVMVLTQIVMVAIMTMTPVHMKHHGHGLAEVGIVIGFHVGSMYLPSLITGILVDKIGRTAMSIASGITLLFAGLVAAFAPSDSMVLLIVALSLLGLGWNFGLISGTAQIVDATEPSIRAKTQGKMDVLVALAGASGGALSGMVVANASYAALSLAGGLLSLVLIPVVIWSRRAA, translated from the coding sequence ATGGATGGAAAAAATCAAGAGGCAATAGCGTCCTATATTGATTCACCTGAAAAACTGAAAAGCTTGTATAAGCGTGTATTAATGGTTGTCAGTCTATCCCAAATTTTTGGTGGTGCTGGTCTTGCGGCAGGTATTACAGTAGGTGCCTTATTAGCTCAACAAATGCTGGGAACGGATGCCTATGCGGGTGTACCATCTGCCTTATTTACGTTAGGATCAGCAGGAGCGGCTTTCATTGTAGGAAAAATATCACAGCGATATGGCCGTCGTACAGGCTTATCAACTGGTTTTATAGTAGGTGGACTAGGTGCAATAGGTGTTGTTCTAGCTGCTTTGCTAAATAATGTAATTGTATTGTTTGCTGCTCTATTAATCTATGGTGCAGGCACGGCGACCAATTTACAGGCCCGCTATGCTGGGACAGATTTAGCCAATGATAAACAACGAGCTACAGCGATTAGCACGACTATGCTCATGACAACATTCGGTGCTGTACTAGGTCCGAACTTAGTCGAAGTAATGGGAAAAGTGGCATTATCTATTGGTATTCCAGCTCTTGCGGGTCCTTTTATTTTATCTGCAGTTGCTTTTATTGCCGCTGGACTTGTGCTATTTATCATGTTACGTCCTGATCCTTTAGAAATTGCCAAAGCTATTGAAGCACACAAGCACAAAATTAAAGCAAATAAAACACCAGCCATGCAAACATCAGGCAATAAAAAAGGCCTAGCAGTAGGGGCAACGGTTATGGTTTTAACGCAAATTGTCATGGTTGCGATTATGACGATGACACCAGTACATATGAAACATCATGGCCATGGTTTAGCAGAGGTAGGCATTGTTATCGGGTTTCATGTAGGTTCCATGTATCTTCCTTCACTCATTACAGGTATCCTTGTCGATAAAATTGGACGGACAGCTATGAGTATTGCCTCAGGTATTACACTGCTATTTGCTGGTTTAGTGGCCGCGTTTGCACCGAGCGATTCGATGGTGTTACTCATTGTGGCACTTTCTTTACTCGGATTGGGTTGGAATTTCGGTTTAATTAGTGGGACAGCTCAAATCGTCGATGCGACAGAGCCTTCCATACGTGCAAAAACACAAGGAAAAATGGATGTCTTGGTTGCATTGGCAGGTGCATCAGGTGGGGCGCTATCCGGTATGGTAGTGGCGAATGCAAGCTATGCAGCATTATCCTTAGCGGGAGGGCTATTGTCTCTAGTACTTATTCCTGTAGTTATTTGGTCGAGAAGAGCGGCTTAA
- a CDS encoding MFS transporter, whose protein sequence is MWRNRNVWIILLGEFVVGLGLWAGIIGNLAFMQEVVPSDFHKSLIISCGILAGLVVGPMAGRIIDQSKKKTVVQMASIGRIVSVLFMFTALYTNSVIWMILFLITLQIAAAFYMPALQSIIPMIAKEQDLITLNAWQMNARTISRIVGTAAAGFMLSFFELKWLYIISFIVYVVMFAITSLLQLNETSNETMSNKEKGNFKEVLLMVKEHPIVLMTLVLMLIPTLFLGSFNLVIMKISEIHQSTTISGLLYTVEGIGFMLGAAGLKIIAERVQLGTLLFSLAFIIGSMELMLLLADIQFFALVAFGVFGFSVGCFFPTTMVIFQKQVPKQFHGRFFSFRNMIDSVVFQIVLLSTGMMLDLIGLNGMGLVFGIISLSLTTTFLFYSKKKKVVMHAY, encoded by the coding sequence ATGTGGAGAAATAGAAACGTTTGGATTATTTTATTAGGTGAATTTGTCGTCGGTCTCGGCCTATGGGCTGGTATTATCGGCAATCTAGCCTTTATGCAAGAGGTAGTACCGTCAGACTTTCACAAATCACTAATTATTTCTTGTGGTATTTTAGCGGGCTTAGTTGTCGGTCCAATGGCAGGTCGAATTATTGACCAATCAAAGAAAAAAACGGTTGTCCAAATGGCCAGTATTGGACGAATCGTCAGTGTTTTATTTATGTTTACAGCTCTTTATACCAATTCAGTTATTTGGATGATTCTATTTTTAATTACCTTGCAAATAGCAGCAGCGTTTTATATGCCAGCCTTGCAATCTATTATCCCAATGATTGCGAAAGAACAAGATTTAATTACGCTGAATGCTTGGCAAATGAATGCAAGAACCATTTCGAGGATCGTAGGTACGGCAGCAGCAGGATTTATGTTGAGTTTTTTTGAATTAAAATGGTTATATATTATTTCATTTATTGTCTACGTGGTCATGTTTGCCATTACAAGCTTACTGCAATTGAATGAAACGTCCAATGAAACAATGTCAAATAAAGAAAAAGGGAATTTTAAAGAAGTGTTGCTGATGGTGAAAGAGCACCCAATAGTTCTCATGACGCTTGTCTTAATGTTAATTCCAACTTTATTTTTAGGTTCATTTAATTTAGTCATTATGAAAATTTCAGAAATACATCAATCGACGACCATTTCAGGATTGTTATACACAGTGGAAGGTATCGGCTTTATGCTAGGAGCGGCGGGCTTAAAAATCATTGCTGAACGTGTACAATTGGGTACACTGCTCTTTTCATTAGCCTTTATTATCGGATCAATGGAGCTCATGCTGTTACTAGCAGATATTCAATTTTTTGCCTTAGTAGCCTTTGGAGTCTTTGGTTTTTCCGTTGGTTGTTTTTTCCCAACAACAATGGTTATTTTCCAGAAACAAGTACCGAAACAGTTCCATGGGCGCTTTTTCTCCTTCCGAAATATGATTGATTCGGTTGTCTTTCAAATCGTCCTGTTGTCGACGGGTATGATGCTCGATTTAATCGGCTTAAATGGCATGGGGCTTGTTTTTGGGATTATTAGCCTAAGCTTAACAACTACTTTTTTGTTTTACTCAAAGAAAAAGAAAGTCGTTATGCATGCCTATTAA
- a CDS encoding metal ABC transporter permease — protein sequence MIEFWVIFTGLLVGVTCGIAGVFLILRRMSMIADAISHTVLFGIVMAYLITQTLNGFWMLVGAAVAGVLTAYLVQLLHSSGIQEDAAIGVVFTSLFAAGVLLITLFAGNVHLDVEHVLMGEIAFVPWDQWTVLGLAMPKAVWMLLLVLMINSIFLLLFFKEMKLATFDPVYAATIGVPVVLLHYGFMTSISFTTVAAFDSVGAILVVAMLIGPAATSYLISKTIKQMFIYSMLFGATASVIGYYLAKFWDTSIAGMMATTVGFVFIVTFVSQKIIDRRKKALVHKLDMP from the coding sequence ATGATTGAATTTTGGGTTATCTTCACGGGACTATTAGTTGGTGTTACATGTGGCATTGCTGGTGTTTTCCTAATCTTACGTCGCATGTCCATGATAGCAGATGCCATTAGTCATACGGTGCTCTTTGGCATTGTGATGGCCTACCTGATTACCCAAACATTAAATGGCTTTTGGATGCTTGTAGGTGCAGCAGTTGCAGGGGTGTTAACAGCTTATCTCGTACAACTATTGCATTCCTCTGGGATTCAGGAAGACGCGGCGATAGGGGTGGTATTTACATCCTTGTTTGCGGCTGGTGTCCTCCTTATCACCTTGTTTGCAGGCAATGTCCATTTAGATGTCGAACATGTCTTAATGGGGGAAATTGCCTTTGTTCCTTGGGATCAATGGACAGTGCTTGGTCTAGCGATGCCTAAAGCTGTATGGATGTTATTACTGGTCCTCATGATTAACAGTATATTCCTGCTATTATTCTTTAAAGAAATGAAGCTTGCTACTTTTGATCCTGTGTATGCTGCAACGATTGGGGTTCCTGTTGTCCTTCTTCATTACGGCTTTATGACATCCATTTCGTTCACTACTGTAGCGGCCTTTGATAGTGTAGGAGCGATTTTAGTAGTTGCTATGTTAATAGGTCCTGCAGCCACCTCTTATTTAATCAGTAAGACAATTAAGCAAATGTTTATCTATAGCATGCTCTTCGGCGCTACAGCCTCTGTGATAGGCTATTATTTAGCAAAGTTTTGGGATACTTCGATAGCTGGAATGATGGCGACAACAGTCGGGTTTGTCTTTATCGTTACCTTCGTCAGCCAAAAAATAATCGACCGAAGAAAAAAAGCACTAGTTCATAAATTAGACATGCCGTAA
- a CDS encoding metal ABC transporter permease — MLSGNLLWVLSGTMLLGIAAGITGTFSFLQKQSLVGDAAAHAALPGIALAFLLTGQKELPILMLGAGITSALSVYCIQWIVSFLKMKADAAIGLVLTVFFGIGVVFLTVVNRSPIGNQSGLNNFIFGKAATMTKADLMWLFISASIIILVSLLFYKEWKLLIFDPVYAKGIGLPIEALKATLTVLIVMTIVTGIQAVGVILMSALLIIPAASAKLWTKKLSTMLILSAAIGGIAGITGSFISAIRTGLSTGPIIVLVAAGIFFISYFISPTGQISKYRRKMQFRKQGDIG, encoded by the coding sequence ATGTTAAGTGGTAACTTATTGTGGGTACTGAGTGGAACGATGTTACTTGGCATTGCTGCTGGCATCACAGGCACATTCTCCTTCCTGCAAAAACAAAGCCTAGTTGGTGATGCTGCGGCCCATGCAGCATTACCAGGTATTGCGCTCGCATTCCTGTTAACAGGACAAAAGGAATTACCGATTTTAATGCTGGGAGCGGGCATTACATCTGCATTATCAGTTTATTGTATACAATGGATTGTATCGTTTTTAAAAATGAAAGCAGATGCGGCTATTGGCTTAGTCCTTACAGTATTCTTTGGTATTGGGGTTGTATTTTTAACAGTTGTTAACCGTAGTCCAATCGGTAATCAGAGCGGTCTGAATAATTTTATTTTTGGGAAAGCGGCGACGATGACCAAGGCCGATTTAATGTGGCTCTTTATTAGTGCAAGCATCATTATTTTAGTCAGTCTCTTGTTCTATAAGGAATGGAAGCTACTTATTTTTGATCCTGTCTATGCAAAGGGAATTGGCTTACCGATTGAGGCTTTAAAGGCAACGTTAACAGTGTTAATTGTTATGACGATTGTAACAGGAATCCAAGCGGTGGGTGTCATCTTAATGTCGGCTTTATTAATTATTCCTGCTGCAAGTGCCAAGCTTTGGACGAAGAAATTAAGTACGATGCTCATCTTGAGTGCCGCGATTGGAGGGATCGCTGGTATAACTGGTTCCTTTATTAGTGCGATTCGGACGGGATTATCGACAGGCCCGATTATCGTTTTAGTTGCAGCAGGAATATTCTTTATTTCCTATTTTATCAGCCCAACTGGTCAAATTAGTAAATATCGTAGAAAAATGCAATTTCGAAAGCAGGGTGATATAGGATGA
- a CDS encoding metal ABC transporter ATP-binding protein produces MYALTVENLSVAYDKKTVLENACVTVPKGHLAAIIGPNGAGKSTFLKAILNQLPNKVGKVEILGKVFEPKSLVVGYVPQRNAVDWDFPTNALDVVLMGRYGHTGLFKRPSKQDKMVARQALASVGMLDFAERSIGQLSGGQQQRVFLARALAQNADIYFLDEPFAGVDAATEKTIIDILKELKAQGKSIFVVHHDLQTVKEYFDYTILLNKTILASGATEDVFTPEQLQKTYGGKLFMMQHV; encoded by the coding sequence ATGTATGCATTAACAGTGGAAAATCTATCAGTCGCATATGATAAAAAAACAGTATTAGAAAATGCCTGTGTGACGGTGCCTAAAGGACATTTAGCTGCCATTATTGGCCCAAACGGTGCAGGCAAATCAACATTTTTAAAGGCTATCTTAAATCAGCTGCCTAATAAAGTAGGAAAGGTTGAAATTTTAGGAAAAGTGTTTGAGCCAAAAAGTTTAGTTGTTGGCTATGTCCCACAGCGCAATGCTGTGGATTGGGATTTCCCAACAAATGCATTGGATGTGGTGCTGATGGGACGGTATGGTCATACAGGTTTATTTAAAAGACCATCCAAGCAAGATAAAATGGTTGCCCGTCAAGCATTAGCTAGTGTTGGGATGCTAGACTTTGCAGAGCGTTCCATTGGGCAACTTTCAGGAGGTCAGCAACAGCGTGTATTTCTTGCAAGAGCCCTTGCACAAAACGCCGATATTTACTTCCTAGATGAGCCATTTGCAGGGGTAGATGCTGCGACAGAAAAAACGATTATTGATATTTTGAAAGAGTTAAAGGCACAAGGGAAAAGTATTTTTGTTGTGCACCATGATCTTCAAACCGTCAAAGAATATTTTGATTATACGATTTTATTAAACAAAACCATTTTAGCATCGGGTGCAACAGAAGATGTATTTACACCAGAGCAATTACAAAAAACATACGGTGGTAAACTGTTCATGATGCAGCATGTATAA
- a CDS encoding metal ABC transporter solute-binding protein, Zn/Mn family codes for MKQWLGVFILSLSLLLFGCSSEAEGEKEGIVVATTGQIADAIKEISGDHLQVSALMGPGVDPHLYKATQSDLSKLDKAEVIFYNGLHLEGQMLAIFEQMAKEKTVLAVGETLDEKLLLASDNDAMLHDPHIWFDIELWKGVVKAISVQLQEEYPEFKEDFQTNEDVYLKKLEDLQSYAKNRVNELPQEQRILVTAHDAFNYFGRSQGFEVRGLQGLSTDSEYGVKDVQEMVDFLVENKIKAIFIESSVSDKAMKAVIEGAQEKGHDIVIGGELFSDAMGAEGTTEGTYIGMYQHNIDTIVDALK; via the coding sequence ATGAAACAATGGTTAGGTGTATTCATCCTATCACTCTCCCTGCTATTATTCGGTTGTTCAAGTGAAGCGGAGGGTGAAAAAGAGGGGATTGTTGTTGCAACCACTGGACAAATTGCAGATGCTATTAAAGAGATTAGTGGTGACCATTTACAAGTATCAGCATTAATGGGACCAGGAGTAGATCCTCATTTATACAAGGCGACTCAAAGTGATTTATCAAAATTAGATAAAGCCGAAGTCATTTTTTACAACGGCTTACATCTAGAAGGACAAATGCTTGCTATTTTTGAACAAATGGCGAAAGAAAAAACAGTCTTGGCTGTGGGAGAGACATTAGATGAAAAGCTGCTCCTTGCAAGTGATAATGACGCCATGTTGCATGATCCGCATATTTGGTTTGATATTGAACTTTGGAAGGGCGTTGTGAAAGCAATTAGTGTACAACTTCAGGAGGAATATCCTGAATTTAAAGAGGATTTTCAAACAAATGAAGATGTTTATTTAAAGAAACTGGAGGATTTACAAAGCTATGCAAAAAATCGTGTCAATGAACTACCACAAGAGCAAAGGATATTAGTAACAGCACATGATGCGTTCAACTATTTCGGTAGAAGTCAAGGGTTTGAAGTACGTGGCTTGCAAGGACTTAGTACGGATTCAGAGTATGGTGTCAAAGATGTGCAGGAGATGGTCGATTTTTTAGTAGAAAATAAAATTAAGGCTATTTTTATAGAATCCAGTGTGTCAGATAAAGCGATGAAAGCCGTGATTGAAGGGGCTCAAGAAAAGGGGCACGACATTGTAATCGGTGGAGAACTATTCTCGGATGCGATGGGTGCTGAAGGTACAACAGAAGGTACGTATATCGGGATGTATCAACATAACATCGACACAATCGTCGATGCATTAAAGTAG
- a CDS encoding TetR/AcrR family transcriptional regulator yields MSKREEKIVPKWTQRQERTRRHFYEAFSELIKIQGFQTITVKDIVERAGYNRSTFYVHFQDKFELAANLLELMLKGLEVAVGEPYLYGEKVYTTKLKAPSFNIIHYIYKHRLFFELLNVEDTIPGLHTRMPLTITKIYQEQFKFETINHQPVNMDMFKHYTSYGFYGLMMQWIASGYEKSEEALIKDIIELTKTHIYAFEFIGKPQEMEP; encoded by the coding sequence ATGTCTAAAAGGGAGGAAAAAATAGTGCCAAAATGGACACAAAGACAGGAAAGAACGCGCCGCCATTTTTATGAGGCGTTTAGCGAGCTAATAAAAATACAAGGGTTCCAAACGATTACAGTGAAGGATATTGTAGAACGAGCAGGCTATAACCGTAGTACCTTTTATGTGCATTTTCAAGATAAATTCGAGCTGGCAGCAAATTTACTGGAACTGATGCTGAAAGGTCTTGAAGTAGCTGTAGGTGAACCGTATCTGTATGGAGAAAAGGTTTATACAACAAAATTAAAAGCGCCATCTTTCAATATTATTCATTATATTTACAAGCATCGGTTATTTTTCGAGCTATTGAACGTCGAAGATACAATTCCTGGATTGCATACACGTATGCCGCTCACCATTACAAAAATTTATCAAGAGCAATTTAAATTTGAAACGATTAATCATCAGCCGGTTAATATGGACATGTTCAAGCATTATACTTCTTACGGCTTTTATGGATTGATGATGCAGTGGATTGCCAGTGGCTATGAGAAATCCGAGGAAGCATTAATCAAAGATATTATTGAATTGACCAAAACACATATTTATGCATTTGAATTTATTGGGAAACCGCAAGAAATGGAACCGTAA